A stretch of Rhinoderma darwinii isolate aRhiDar2 chromosome 4, aRhiDar2.hap1, whole genome shotgun sequence DNA encodes these proteins:
- the LOC142760425 gene encoding speedy protein 1-B-like — protein MIDECRKRRKEHTLQPEERTAFYNLLDDEQIQLFLAKDICLRISDKYLLAMVLVYFKRAGLRTEEYRENFFASLFLANQFEEDEDFRDEIYAWALGSDWEMKTEELHHQRDQLLCRMDFRAWVARTTCDLIMAQDPFHWAWMRNRQIHHSWAIRASRRNKEEFYTRGPWKSALSCARCRNIILHPCMWKVEGNIISRIDTAVDPETPIEVPD, from the exons ATGATAGACGAGTGccggaagaggaggaaggagcataCCCTGCAGCCAGAAGAACGGACTGCTTTCTACAATCTCCTCG atgatgagcagatccagctgtttttggccaaggacatctgtttgaggatttcggacaag TATCTGCTGGCCATGGTCCTCGTGTATTTCAAGAGAGCCGGACTGCGTACCGAGGAATATAGAGAGAATTTCTTTGCATCCCT atttctagcgaaccagttcgaggaggacgaggacttcAGAGACGAGATCTACGCGTGGGCCTTAGGAAGTGACTGGGAAATGAAGACAGAAGAGCTGCATCACCAACGCGACCAGTTGCTCTGCCGGATGGACTTTAGAGCGTGGGTGGCCCGGACCACATGTGATCTG ATCATGGCACAAGACCCTTTCCACTGGGCATGGATGAGAAACAGGCAAATCCATCACAGCTGGGCCATACGTGCGTCAAGGAGAAATAAAGAGGAGTTTTACACCCGAGGCCCATGGAAGAGCGCGCTGTCCTGTGCCCGTTGTAGAAACATCATTTTGCATCCGTGCATGTGGAAAGTGGAAGGAAACATCATTAGCCGGATAGACACAGCAGTGGACCCGGAGACACCGATTGAGGTCCCTGACTAA